The Juglans microcarpa x Juglans regia isolate MS1-56 chromosome 2D, Jm3101_v1.0, whole genome shotgun sequence DNA window gaattttttattatattttgtgtaaaattttaaaaaaattgatgagatgagatgagatgagattgtttctatatctaaacagATAataacattcataaaaaaaaaaaaatatttatattttattttattctttaatggGCCAACAATTTTAAGAAATTCGTATATAGCTCCTCAAATAGGCCCAAGATCGAGAGAGTTCAGTGGTTCGCGTAATTTCTAGGCCGATATTCATAACGAGTGGCGGGCACtgctttaaaataaaaattagaaagaaaataaagacaaacaaaaataagcGAAGCAAAAATATCGCAgtgttctctctttctctcgcgAACAAGAGCTGTTCCCCCGTCGTGATTGCAGAGGCAGTAATCGTTGGCCCGCTATGACTCTTCAAGCTCAAGCCTCGTCGTCCTCTTTCGCCGTTGGCATTCCGTCGTTCACGTCTCCTCTCGGAGGCTCTCGCCACCGCCTCGTCGTTCGAGCCAAAGGTAACCAGGAcctctaaatattatttctcttgatTAATTGCTTGGAATAATTCATTCAATTTTCGCATCAAAACTCGCActgaatttgacttttttttctgCTATAAGCATAACCTAGAGGTCCCAAACCATCATTTCTGGAAGCCTCGAGAACGTGCTGTGCTGTAATTGAATCTGATTAACACTGATTCGAATTGGTTTGTTCTTTCAGTGGAACCTTCTGATAAGTCTGTTGAGATAATGAGGAAGTTCTCCGAGCAGTATGCTCGGAAGTCCGGAACATACTTCTGTGTGGACAAGGGAGTGACTTCTGTTGTTATCAAGGTATATCTGGATCGGATTTGCCACACTTTTGTGACGATTAATAttgtatttgtgattttttttatcatatatgtaCGAAACTCTTCGGTGGAAATTGGGTAGGAATCATAAACTTCCTCaacctggtttttttttttttaaaaaaaaaaaaaaaaagatcacaaACGGTAGATTTATGTTGTTCCTCAAATTTACCTGCAGTAGCTTACTCTCTGGTCAATTGAAAATAAGTTTTCTGGTGTAAATATTACTAAATGGATTCTAAACTATTGTACTATTCTACTCTGGAGAAATTGCTTTTGAACCTTATTGCTTATCTTTGAGTTTGCTCTCCTCTAGTTAGAAGTTTTAATGTATCGACATGTTCATGTTCAGGCCTATTTTTGGCTTGTCTATAAGGGTCATCAATTTCTAGGAGTTTAGCATCCCcttttaattttcatgtgtCGATTTCCTCTGCCATCTGATGTCCGTTGACGTCCAAACGTTTTTAATAAAGTTCTATCAGACGGTTTTGAATGATGTGAGGGAGaagaatatatcaaattatgttCTGTTTTTCATCTCCCAGATTTCGGTATGTTTTGTTTAAGTGTTGGAGCAGTTCATGATCAAAACATTAGCTCATACCATGTGTATATACATGCGGAAGGGGATAtctgtatgtatatatatgtatctatatattatttttaggaaaGAATGTTATGGATTAATATCTATATCTTATCTATCTCTTAGAAATTAGGTGGAATGAAGAATATGTTGAGTTTTCTTAATTAGTCAGATATAAGTTGTAGACTGATGCACAGTTGTGACCTTGTCTGATGGTTGGTGAGAACAGATATTGCTAATATTTAGATTTTGCCTGAATAAGAATGCACACAATTAAATATGATAGTCTTTTCCAATCtgatttttaatattgaacTCGCTGTGCTATTTTCtacttttctatatttttctctttatattgtgtttatctttttgttaGTTTGTCAAATGTCATTTTGTGTATTACACGTAAAAAAACTCACCTTTATATTTACTCAGGGATTGGCTGACCACAAAGATTCATTGGGTgcaccactttgcccttgccgGTAAATATTTGCtcttttattcttgtttttccttgatatttttctctttgtcTTATCTGTCCGGTGGAATTCCTAACTGGATCATGAGTTCCATATCGGGTTATATTAATCCAGATCATAATCCATGCATGCACCTATTTTTTATCAGGCATTATGATGACAAACCTGCTGAGGCTGGGCAGGGGTTCTGGAACTGTCCATGTGTCCCTATGAGAGAAAGGtagagatgtttttattattttgaaatcaaATGCAACAAATTAActgatatattttctttttgattgtTGTGGATTTGGATTTAACATACTTGAAATCCTTATGACCATAATTGTGCCCGTGCTCATTATGAGTTTTTCATGGATGATTGTTTGCTGTTGCCAAACGTCTAATAAGGAAATCAAAATTATACTTTGCAAGCATTTTTCATACAATATCGGAGCTTCATGGCCACtgatatatttgaatttttttcttaaaggaattttgaaattgaataagCTGCTATGGTTCATTTGTGAGCTATCCTTAATCTTCTGGCCAGTGAGGACAAGGGAATTAATTAATGTTGGTAAATGATTATATGGTTCCAAGAGAAGTGTGAAGTTTTCTGTGTGCACTTTCTTAACTAAGAGAAGGCATGAGATAGGATTTTTGGGCCAAGAAATTGATGTTGTATATGTATATCGAGGCATGAACACACATGCTAACTTGATCCAGGATGTGTAAACGATAAGAATCATTAGAGAGAATATAAGTGCACTTTCAAGTACAGAAACTTTGCCTTACGTTGACTCAAAGCCCATGGCGTGGAGTTTGGGTTAGTCTAGCTACAAGGTCGAGTAAGAGACACAATTAGATTCAATGAAATGCAATCACATGGAGTTAGAAGTGGGAAGAGAACAGACTCTGGATGTCAATTCAGCTAGCAAAGGAATAGTGTTGGCAAATAATCTTACAGAAGATATGTGCTTAGATTAAACACTGAGACAGCATATATATTGCGAGAAGAGTTTGGAGAAGATATTGTATTGAATTGTTTGAAAAACACTAGCAGTTTAAGTTCATTGGGATTACTTGTAGCTGATAGCCAGTGCAAGGTTTTAGTCATTAGTCTCGTTGGGAACATTAATTAGGTGGAAGTGTCACCCGAGAGAACAAGTGAAAGCTTCAGGTCACAAAACTCCTgttattgaagtattatttaCAGCCTAAAGTGAAAGTTCATTGAGGGCACTCACTAGCTGTCCTAATTTGGGATGTGGGTGCCAGTATGTATGGCAGACTTTGTTAAATCTTATTGAAATGTGGATTTGCTCCAAATAAACTTAGTTGGCAAATTATAATGTCGGTTATTTGTAAGGTATATGGGTGAGATATCTGTATGGCATCACACAGTCTTTTGCAATAATTTTCATCTTGATCACCTTTGTCAGAGAGATAAAATCAACTAATGACAGAATccttattaatttgttaatgcTAGTATATCTTATGTCTAGGCTACAGCTGCATTGTGTATAGTTTATAAACATTTCCAACCTTATAGTGATCTGCTATGATATGTTCTTTCAGGAATTCATCATTGCTTGAAAGTCTGTATCAAGCATGGGTGTCGATttgtttagattgtaaaatataatgCTATTAAAAGATTTAAAGTTTTTCTATTGAACAGGGCTTGAAATCGTAAGCTTATCAAATCACATAAGTCTTGAACATGTGAATTTGTGAGCTATCGCAGatcatcattttcttcaatTACATATGTTCATTTATATCAATCTGTCTTgcaaattaacatgttatatttCCTTTGGCAGGAAGGAGTGCCACTGCATGCTCTTTCTCACTCCCGACAATGATTTTGCTGGCAAGGAACAGGTAGTTATTTACACTCTTTTATTCACCAGATTTTGATGGGGCACATTTTAACGATATCAATAGGAGGTAGATATTAAATGGCTTTTCTCAAGTGGGATTAGCCATGTTGAAGTTTGCATATGATGCTAGATTGCCATTAAGATATTCAGTAAGAACAACTCAAAATTAGACAGAAGCACGCATGTGTAGGCATGCATGGTTGCTCGTCCTTCCACACACAACTATTGcaactactactactactactactactactactaaaCTTCTTCCAATTAGCATTATCATAAGAAGACATGCTGTAAttagaattttgtttcttgTCTAATGCGAATTAACGTTGTATTGCCATTGTAGACCATCTCCTTGGAAGAGATCAGAGAATCGACAGCAAATATGTAACATGATTTAGTGTATCATAATCACTCGTTTAAGCAGGCATCacttgtattttggctaagAATGAGAGAGAATCATCATtgtatgtatattttatactaatCAATAACCATATCTGGCTTTTCCGTCCCCCCTCccaaaattttcttcattttattcagATGCTTCTAGTAGTTTTTTGTCACGATGTCTGTTTCGGTAAAGCCGAATGTTAATTGCATCCCCACTCTCCCTCCCCCCACTCCCGGTATGGTCTTTTTAGGCGCAGAGCTGCCTTGTGGGTAAATGCAGCCAATACTAAAAGTGACTTGGCTTGACACGTGTGACTTTTGACATACACGTGTCTCTTATTTAGagtattcaatttttattgaaACTGGATCCATGTATTTTCTGAGAAAAGAAATAGGtgaaatttttattgtaaagtcgGGGGCCTCGTGATTAGATTACCCGAGCAAATGATGCTTTCTTTGGACTTTTTTTTGGGGCTattgaaaagtttaaaaaatattaaataatttaaatgttcatttcaatattttttaattctctttgtaaatttagtattaaggacctagaatcaaaattaatttttaataaagttctCAAGATTAATAatgtgatataattttttatatataagttaatcaaattatttataattttttactttcgaaatctatttcttttccttattttttttattgggggATGGATGTTTCAAGCTTTAGCCCTCTGTTTTGGAGGCTGTGAGTTATGTCAGTTAGGcatttggccaaaatttaagtgtgtttagatattgaagtgagttgaattgagttgaattaagatgataaaatattattagaatattattttttaatattattattattttaaaatttgaaaaagttgaattgtttattatattttgtattgaaatttaaaaaagttataatgatgaattaagatgagtaaAAAGTAGTTTAATAACCAAACGTATCCTAAATCTTATTAGCGAGTTGAGCTCCTGTTATTGGCGAAGTACCTGAATCAAGGTTACTAATCTTGAATCAGGGTTACTAATCCTTTTCGAGCATTgttttgtcattcattgaatcGAGTTCCCTTGCACTCTATGATATAACCgtgaaataatattaacaagCTTACCGAGTGTATTTAATGTTATAATTTATTGACAATTGCATTaaagcatcaaaatatttattataaaggtTTGTTTTGCATATGCTTCAATATTTCATTTGGGATTAAGAGAAAATTCCACCTATaagtagggttgtgcaaaatACCCGTTGGACCCGTCAACCTGTCTGGCTCGATTAGATCCGTATGATAGAAGACAGTTTTGCATCAGTCTCGGGTTGAACCCGATAAATAACGGGCAGACCCGactcttacaaaaataaaaataaaacacttcGATCTTCAGACACAAACCTAGCAGCCAAGTCGCCCCTGTTGGTCATCGATGATTGCGAATCGCCTGTTGTTTCATCTGCAACCAACGTATTGATCAGGTAAGATGTTACATAGATTTCATTTGCCCTTCCCTAACTTAGGCGACCATTGCCTCTTCTTCACTCTGGCTTTCACTCTGCCTCTTCTCGCGTTCCCAGAAGTTCACCAGCCCATCCGAGGATCCGCAATATACAACAGCCGACGATTTGTTTACAGTCACCGCGTTTTCCTGTTTCAACAAAACCTAAACCAGGAAGTGCTTGGTTCTGTAGCTCCCTTCGCCATACCTTGACAGTTCCATCCGCCGAGCTCATGAACACAAAGGCATCGAAGTCTATGACGATGATGTTTACGGCATCTTTGTGGGCGTTGATGGACTCCAATATAACAAGCCAAGCTCTTCGTTCAAGCTCATGCACGACACTACATCGAAGTATTTGATGCGAACGATGTTGCGATGGCGTTGGATTTTGTTGGTGTTTTCGTTTTGCCTTCTGATGAATTTGGAGAGTTTGTTTTGTTGTGACTGAGGAATTGGGTTATCTTTGCGCTTGGGGCAATGACGCAGCTAGTGAGGTTCTAACTGAGGCGCGTCTATTGCTGGTTGAAAACTATTTCCAAACCTCCTCTTCGCCCTGGGTTCAACCTTGGCCGTCGAGAATTTCTGGAAAGACTCCCCTCAAGGTAAAGCTCTACgaacgaacaaaaaaaaaaaaaaaaagatttgaggaATTGGGAAAGTTTTCCCAGGAGTCTGTGAATATCAAATGACCCGACCTGCATGTTACGGGTCGGGTTGTCTTTTATCTGAGTATGCGGACGGGTTGGGTCAAAAAGTAGTGCGGGTTGGACGGGTTGCAGCCCTACGTATAAGTACTGCACACGTATTAATCCAATCTAGGCTGATCATGTTGCGACCACGATATAGGTATATGTGATTTTAATAACAGTCGGTGAATATGATGTTAAGttacttaatattaaaaaaatgtgatgttaaGTTAAAATAGCTCCTGGGCTTAGATAGATAGCTGATTGAGATTATTGAAAGCACAAAGTCAAACACGTctgttaaataattttaaaaagagagagagtgcatGATAGAATGAGATTACAAATGTGGCACAACGAGTTTCCAACATCTTGCGAAAATGAATTGTGGGATACAAAGCATGCATTTTGAAAACTAAATTCTCTCAATATGCTTTAACGGATGAAGGGGTGCTCGATGAAGAAGACGGGGAGCCACGTCCGGTCCTGGCACAATCGCCGGCGTTCCTCGAAGCCAAAGCCGCCAAGAATTTCCCATTCCACGGCCCGCTAGACGCCCTTGCCTGCTTGCACGCATGGTCGACCGGGAAACGATGCTTCAAGCACACCTTCACCTGGCAAATCTTGCACGTGTTTGTATTCGAAAACGTCAATATCTCTTTGCAACGCCTTACGGGGCACGTCggtttgttcttcttcttgggGTCGCAACTCCCTGACTTCTCGTGCCTCTCCAACATCACCTTCTCGTCCTCTCCATCCTGCCCGGTTGTCTCAATCGACATCGAGCAATTCTCGCAAACGACAACCTTTCTGCTGTTGTGGTCGGATTTCGGGCACTCGTGCTTCTTGTACGATCTATGATCTAAACAGAACACCTAagaatacccaaaaaaaaaaaaaagggaataaatatataataacccATTATTCAACGTCAATCGAATTGGGAAAGCGAGAAATTTAACGAAAAAGAGGCTGATATGAGGGAGAGTATGTACCTTTCGACAACCGTCGCATTTAAAGGGGAGAAAATCGAGTTGATGGCAATCTGGGTGCTGGCAGTGTTGACCCAAATCAGGGAAAGCTTCGGTTCCTCCTCCCATATATGAAATGAATGTGTATCTTTCTCGCCCCGAATTTTTCTTCGAATGTAATATGATGAGGGATACAGGAGCAACGGGCGTATGTTTATATAGCTTTGGACGACTTGGGGAGGAAGACAACTCCAACTCGGTTTCGGATTTAGCACCTCAAAGATGTTTCTAGGTCCGCCGTCCAATAGCTTTACGCGTAATTCGTAGTTTTGCGTTGGGAGTATGCCACGTCAACTCGAGGTAGGAGTTCTTTATTCTCAAGACAAAAGCTTGTATGCCGCTCATAGTTGACCGCATATTGTATtgttgagatttatttatttattattctttaaagaagtgattttaaatatattagtgtatttttttatttttttaaatatttaaatatattaaaaaattttgaaaagaaaaaaaaaaacaaaaagtgacTAACGGTATAAACGAGTAGTGCTACTCTAGTAACTCTATCGCCTGAGTAGCACTGCTCTATTCCCAAAGCACCGTGCCTctatatatgttaaaaatataaataaggaTAAAATCAACAAATATATTTGGTAAAAgtataagagtaatgttacacgTTCTTATAGTTTtacttacacttttatttacaatattcattttgttagttttcttttaaaatttaaattttgaatttcaaattttatgattttcaacatatctTTAACCACATTTGGCTACTCATTATAACTCTATTTGATTAATGCTAATATAAGTCTGTTTAAAATTGTTAGCAGGAGGGCAGGAGGGGCACCCAAGTATGGCACTACCAGATGGCTTGACTTGTAACGGATGACCCCCTCCCTTCATTAAGCCATACGTTACTTGACTTGTAACGGATGACTTAATGTCATATGTTACATGTTGTAGCTTGCAACGTCTGCAATTTAATTGTAGTGTAATGTCTTGTCTTCAAGGCCAGCTGTGTGTAGATGGACTATAAATAATCCCCCTAAATTTGGTTTTGGTATCATCTGAAGTAGACAAAAAATtctctttttattctctcttgataagatatttagactgtaaatttgttaagtgttactctaattttatactacgtagtacacttcgcCACTAAGAGAAAATGTTTGGAATTTgtcaatttagaaaaatttgtGAAGCGATTTTATAAGCTGATCTTGTGATATTTTTCCGCTGTACTTTCTTGTAA harbors:
- the LOC121250994 gene encoding zinc finger AN1 domain-containing stress-associated protein 12 isoform X2 — its product is MRRLSKDHRSYKKHECPKSDHNSRKVVVCENCSMSIETTGQDGEDEKVMLERHEKSGSCDPKKKNKPTCPVRRCKEILTFSNTNTCKICQVKVCLKHRFPVDHACKQARASSGPWNGKFLAALASRNAGDCARTGRGSPSSSSSTPSSVKAY
- the LOC121250994 gene encoding zinc finger AN1 domain-containing stress-associated protein 12 isoform X1, whose product is MGGGTEAFPDLGQHCQHPDCHQLDFLPFKCDGCRKVFCLDHRSYKKHECPKSDHNSRKVVVCENCSMSIETTGQDGEDEKVMLERHEKSGSCDPKKKNKPTCPVRRCKEILTFSNTNTCKICQVKVCLKHRFPVDHACKQARASSGPWNGKFLAALASRNAGDCARTGRGSPSSSSSTPSSVKAY
- the LOC121250995 gene encoding ferredoxin-thioredoxin reductase catalytic chain, chloroplastic; its protein translation is MTLQAQASSSSFAVGIPSFTSPLGGSRHRLVVRAKVEPSDKSVEIMRKFSEQYARKSGTYFCVDKGVTSVVIKGLADHKDSLGAPLCPCRHYDDKPAEAGQGFWNCPCVPMRERKECHCMLFLTPDNDFAGKEQTISLEEIRESTANM